One genomic region from Reichenbachiella ulvae encodes:
- a CDS encoding efflux RND transporter periplasmic adaptor subunit, protein MRTYISIITLAVVLGACDGELEKKKAKVEELKTEISELKSEVATLEDEIKKEDPEYGKKAINKVLITALEIKPKYFEHKIDVRGGVESRTNVTVSPQIMGKIESVNVKEGQKVSKGQLLFTLDNDIIRNNIAELRTSLELATVVAEKQENLWKQNIGTEIQYLEAKNNKESLERKLATAQSQLSQSRVKAPFSGSIDKVDAKVGEMAQPGMPMVRIVNPDDIHISADVSERFIGKFKQGDKVDVYFPAQDQRLESTVTSVGQVINDQNRTFNMEVKLPKLDFPAKPNQVVVLSLKDYVNEKAIKVPTKLIQSDKIGQFIYVVEKQGEELVAKKSHIETGLSFNNETEIVSGLSTGQSVALKGYRDLSEGVIVSIEDSKETAVAAK, encoded by the coding sequence ATGAGAACATACATATCGATCATAACTCTTGCCGTGGTACTAGGAGCCTGCGATGGAGAATTAGAAAAAAAGAAGGCGAAAGTCGAGGAGTTGAAAACAGAGATCAGCGAGCTGAAATCTGAAGTCGCTACGCTAGAAGATGAAATCAAGAAAGAAGACCCAGAATATGGGAAAAAGGCCATTAATAAGGTGCTGATTACAGCTTTGGAGATCAAGCCGAAATATTTCGAACATAAAATAGATGTACGAGGTGGAGTAGAGTCTAGAACCAACGTGACGGTGAGTCCACAGATTATGGGGAAAATTGAGTCCGTCAATGTCAAGGAAGGACAAAAAGTGAGCAAGGGCCAATTGCTATTTACACTGGACAATGACATCATCAGAAATAACATCGCAGAACTAAGAACTTCTTTGGAACTCGCGACGGTAGTTGCTGAAAAACAAGAGAACCTTTGGAAGCAAAATATTGGGACTGAAATTCAATACCTGGAGGCGAAGAATAATAAGGAGTCACTCGAACGTAAATTGGCTACTGCACAATCGCAATTGAGCCAATCTAGAGTGAAGGCGCCTTTTTCAGGAAGTATAGATAAGGTAGATGCCAAAGTTGGAGAAATGGCTCAGCCTGGTATGCCAATGGTAAGAATTGTAAACCCTGATGATATACACATCAGTGCGGATGTCTCGGAGAGATTCATTGGCAAATTCAAGCAAGGAGATAAAGTAGATGTTTATTTCCCAGCTCAGGATCAAAGACTAGAATCGACTGTTACATCTGTGGGTCAGGTTATCAACGATCAGAACAGAACTTTCAACATGGAAGTGAAGTTGCCAAAATTGGACTTCCCTGCTAAGCCCAATCAAGTTGTGGTTTTAAGTCTGAAAGACTATGTCAATGAAAAGGCGATCAAGGTGCCAACCAAATTGATTCAGTCAGATAAAATTGGTCAATTCATCTACGTGGTAGAAAAGCAAGGGGAAGAATTAGTGGCTAAGAAAAGTCACATCGAAACTGGTTTGTCTTTCAACAACGAAACAGAAATAGTTTCGGGTCTATCAACAGGTCAATCAGTAGCCCTGAAGGGATACCGTGACTTGTCTGAGGGCGTGATAGTAAGCATCGAAGACAGCAAGGAAACAGCAGTAGCTGCTAAATAA